TCTGGAAACTTGACCTATTGACAGTCTTTGAGTGAAAACCAGTCAAGAAGAATTCCCAGTTTGTGAACTATCATAATGTTAGAAAATTTCCAAAATCTGCATTGGGAAAGTTCTTAGGGGCTCTATGACCTCTTATAGATTTTGGACATGCTACATTTGCCAAGGATTGTATTGCAATTAATGCCCTCcacaaatatatgtatatatgtatgcatGAATGTATGTATATGTAGACTGTGTATGTGCATCTGACACACATGAGTGCTTGTCTTTGTTTATGTTCTTCATTTTGTCCAATACTCTGATATATAAATTAGTTTTCTGAAGACGTatgaattaaattattttttgatatgtaataagacttttattgaaaaaaaaaattgaacatcatgttCACGATGTTGAACACTTTGaataagaaacaaatacaatttGAATTAAATTGTAATTGGTGCATAAACAAAGAATAATGACTGCCTTATATATGTAGCCTTTGACGGTTGCCTTGTTTTGAATGTTTTGGAGGAAATGAATGTGTCTTAGATCtgtatatataaattacattgttCATTTTCATGCTGTAAAAGAatagacaaatttttttacttatatggCTGTGATCACTATGTTTGCACATGTGCAGTATTTGATTGCTGCTTCACAACGGATGTTTGGGAAGAAGATGAATATAAAGTCTATATAGGAGGCATAGTTGGTCAACTCCGCGAACACTCCCCTGATGCTTCATTCATGGTCTTCAACTTTCGAGAAGGAGAGAACCAAAGCCAGATATGTAACATATTGTCTGAATATGATATGACGGTGATGGATTATCCACGACACTATGAAGGTTGCCCGTTACTCACAATGGAGATGATCCACCACTTTTTGAGATCAAGTGAAAGCTGGCTGTCACTTGGGCAACAAAATGTGCTTTTGATGCATTGTGAACGTGGTGGATGGCCAGTATTGGCTTTCATGCTGGCTTCCCTCCTGATTTACAGGAAGCAGTACACTGGTGAACAAAAAACTCTGGACATGATTTACAAGCAAGCACCACGGGAACTTTTGCAGTTAATGTCACCACTGAATCCATTGCCTTCGCAAATCAGGTACCTTCAGTATGTATCCAGAAGAAATGTCGGCTCAGAATGGCCTCCACTGGACAGGGCCCTTACATTAGACTGCGTCATAATTAGATTCATTCCTAATATGGATGGAGCGGGTGGTTGCCGTCCAATATTTAGGATCTATGGACAGGATCCTTTTATGGCTGCTGATCGGACAACCAAAGTTCTGTTCTCGACTTCAAAGAGGAGCAAACTTGTTCGGCACTACAGTCAGGTCAATCTAAGTCTTTTAATTCTTGTATATatgatcccccccccccccccccccccccccccccttcctgtGAACTactgaagaaagaaaagaaaagagaagtgtTGTTACCTAGTGTTGGTCCTGCCAAAGCAGGATCCTGGGGGGATAGCTTGTGAACTGCATATGATGTATCAATATAAAAGCTGTTCTCGCCATTATCATATAGTATATCTGTTGCATTTTTAAATCTTGCTCTTTAATAGTTGCCTCTAATGGAGAGGATATCTACCTTTATAGTTTTTAAATCCATAATGAGATCCCTAATCCCTTTAATATTCACTATGTTCTAGCAAAGGCATTCTCAttaaagaagggggggggggtgttccAACATGAACATATCGTGGGTGCTCCTATTGATAAACACATGCTAGTATCATCTGTCATATAAGAATCTACAAAAGGATCTTATTCTGGTCATAGGTCAGCTAATAAGATGAATCAACCATggaataaatagaaaatttaccCCCTAATAGTTCAcatgttgttattattaatattatcatcatcatcgtcatcatatattcattcattcattcttcATGTTATTgctaatattttataataataatattattgttgttgataCTATCACTAGTTTTAAAAGATTAAGCTgatagaaaatgataaatttaatcacttaactatTATTCTAACACTCCCCATTTGTGTGTGGGCCAGACTGACCCTTAATAAGTGGGCCCGATATGTGGAATTTTCTACCTTCAATGTGAGGTAGAATGGAGAAAGGGTTTGAGCTTAGGACCACTTGCTTTGGTCCTAAGTTCGACTAGTCCTAAAAGCTTAAATTgataggaaatggtgaatttaatcacttgaCCATTACTCTAACAGTTGTCATcattatcatctattttattaGTGAATATATCTATAACACAATGTATGGATAGGTAATTTCTGCTTTAAGAGAGGGAGATTAGAGAAGAACAACTCCATAACAACTCACAAAGGTTTTGTTTAAGCAAGTGGCTTAGTTCTTCTTCATTTATGGGTATTTTtcgacttaatttttttttttttttttttttttttttgtggattttaatttaacaaaactaaGCACATATACTTgctattttaatcaaatttaaacTGGTAGCAGTGACCTTGAAGTTAAGATCAAACCcagttttataacaaaaattagaCAGGACTAAGTGGCTTATATACTTCAATTGACTGGGTTGGTACCTTCTCACAATTTAATGTTTAAGATCAACTATCACTTCTTACCCCACTCATGAGCATTAACATTTGCTTCTCATggtttattttttctatatgtTGTTGCGTTGCCTATGAGAATGAGTTGTAAATTGAATTTTCCCCAATTTACATGAATATTATTCTAATGAGATTTCTACTATTATTATCTTATTGCAGGAAGATTGTGAACTTGTTAAATTTGACATCCATTGCCACATCCAAGGTGATGTTGTTCTTGAGTGCATTAGTTTGGATGATGATCTGGAACGTGAACAGATGATGTTTCGGGTTATGTTCAATACAGCCTTTATAAGATCAAATATTTTGATGCTTAATCGTGATGACATTGATGTCGTATGGAATGTGAAGGACCAATTTCCCAAGGAATTTAGAGCAGAGGTATTGATCTATCCTTCACTTATGCTTGGCACAACAACAAATATGTTATTTAGTGGCAATTTATGTGAATTCTGCTACTTCTCTTATTTGATCTGACCTCTTTTTAAGGTTCTTTTTTCGGATATGGATGCTACTGGTCCTCCTATTTCAATTGATTTGGCTGGTTTAGAGGAGAAAGAAGGGCTTCCTGTGGAAGCATTTGCTAAAGTTAAAGAGATTTTCAGCAATGTGGATTGGCAAGATCCAAACGCTGATGCAGCACTAAACGTTATTCAACAAATCACAGCGTCTAATATTCTTCAGGAAAGTCTGGAGGCCGTTTCTGTTCTCACTGCTGAAACAGGTAGCTCGTTGCAAGATTCAAGTcatgaaaaactaaaatcagAATCCAGTGCCTCTGAAAACAACATCAGGTGCCTCACATCGGTGGATATGCTCCAACAAATCAAAGTATCAAATGCCATTCAGAAAATATTGGATCCCATGCATTCTGCAGAAGTGGGTAGCTTGTTGCTGGATTCAACTCCAGAAAATCTAAAATCAGAATTAAAGGACACAGAAAAAATAACCAGGAATCCCACGTTGATGGGCCAGGGAAAACAATCTACAACCTCTTTTGAATCATCTCTAGATTCTCTATTAGTTAGGAAGAAGATTGAGCCCCAAGAGTTACGGTTTGCTCTCCAACGGCCTGCCCAACCTAAGATCATATCCCAAAGAGGACCTCAAACTTCCCTATCTACTCCAGTTTCATATTCTAATTCTTTGCAAGGTTCACCTGTGCCTATATCAAGATACCATAGTGCGCCCTCAGCCCTTGGCATTACAGCTTTATTGCATGATCATGCTGCATCTAGTGGTGAAGAGGTTAAGCATGCGTTGACAGTACCTTTACCTTCTCCCACTTCTTTGGCTGCTATTTCAAGTACCCTCAAACCTGTACAGCCAACTAATGTGCCTATTCCTCCAACAACAACACCTCCACTGCCCCCTTTCTCATTGCAATCTTCAATGGATGCTCCTACATCTCAGTCAATGCCTCTACCAATTTCAAGTGCAGCAGATTCTTCACCTACCCAACATCCTGGGACCACAGTACAGTCATCATTACCTCCTCCTCCCCCTCCACCCCCTCCTTTAGGGGCATCTCAATCCTTTGCTATCAAGAGTTCATGTACAATCCCCTCTCCCcctcctccaccaccttcaTTGGCTGGGGTGCCATCTTTGTCTGTCAAGAGTTCATTTTCAACTCCCCCACccccacctccacctccacctctgCCTACTTTGACCGAAACATTCCCATCTTCCAGTATCAGAGACTCATTTTCaactccccctccccctcctcccCCTCCTCCATCCCCTGGCATTCCTTCTGTACTACCTGTAAAGAACTCAGCAGTTACATCTGCCCCTCATCCATCACCTCCTCCCCCTCCTCCACATTCTAGATTTGCTTCAGGTCCTAATAAAACATCTTCAGCACCAGCACCAGCACCACCCCCTCCTCCAGCTCTGTTTGTGAATGGGTTAACGAAAGTGGGTAGTTCTGCTCCACAGTCTTCCTCTGTAGTTAGTAATGGAAATGTATCTCCAATTCCTGGACCACCTTCTGGTGCTCCATTCAGTGCAAAGGGACGGGGCCTATCACGTATAGGTTCTAGAAATCTGGCTCAGCCTAAAAAGTCTAATCTTAAGCCATATCATTGGTTAAAGTTGACTAGGGCCATGTCAGGAAGCTTATGGGCTGAGGCACAGAAATCTGATGAAGCTACTAAGTATGCATCTTCATTGTCAACCATTTCTTCCCTCACTTTCTGAAAAGAGTGTTTTCCAGTTCGTACAATTCTTGTGGACATTTAATTGTTCTTATCCTGTCTTGTCTGTGCCAGGGCTCCAGAGTTTGACATGTCAGAACTTGAGAGTCTTTTCTCTACTGCTTTGCCAAATTCAGATCATGGAAGCACAGGAGGAAAATCAAATCGCCGTGCCTCTGGACCTAAATCTGAAAAAGTTCAGCTGGTTAGTGTCTAATTCTACTACAATGGAGCTTATTGTTAGTTCTCTACATTTCATCAACTCAAAATTTCTGTTCTTACACATTGCTAGAACTGGCATGACTTGTTTTATCCTTTTAAACAACCAGGCTTGCCTGGTTCTGGCTGGTTATTTTCTCAGGGGGTTGTGTTGGGTTAGGCCCTTTGGCCCATACAGTTAATTACTGTGGGTGAACACTTGAGTTCTTGTGTTTTAGAAAAATCAATATTGGGCATATGTGATAGAATTTATCATCATTAATTAATGAATCTGGTTAGTTGTATAATACCATTTCGATGCAGCAATTTACATTTTACACTGAGGGAGTTCAAATTGCTTTGTAACTGTTGTAATAGAAGTAAGGTATTAAGTGATCATCTGTTCATCAAAATTCTCCTACgtcataaaaaacaaaaatctgttcatcaaaatttaaattgtttgaATCCCACTGAAGGCCCCCAATTATCAGATTTGGTTTCTACtatttatatgtgtatgtgtatatatatattatattatattgataagtatgtctctctctctcactcacaatatatataaaattcttttGGGGTGGGGCAAAAGGGGAGAACAATTTTTGATCTTTACTTACATCATATGCAGTATACTCTCCTGGCCACCAGGAAATTGCTTTATCACAAGCTAGTGAGATCTTAGCTTTTTCTTAAAACATATGTTGCATGgtattttttctaatttctataTTTTCCCCTATTCTGACAAACAAATATAgagaaaatataagagaaaaataaaatacaactgGAACCTGTCCTGTTCATGGCATCCTACTTTTCTTTCTTGCAGAGTGTTCTCTCCTGAGTTTTTGATAGACATGAATACATGTTATCAAAGCTCGTTAAAATGTCAACACACTTCCATCCTAAAATTCAATGGGATATGAAAATCATGACTCCTAGTTGTTAGTTTTCTCAAGAGCTCTCTCCTCCTGAAACATATATCATTCCAACTTGGATTTAAGTGCATGAATTTCCTTTGAAATTCAGGGGAAAAAAGGAAGTGTACAAGGTTGAGTATGTAACATATGAAGGTGAGAGAGATTTGTAAAACAGTGGGAGATTGGATGTTAAGTGCATGAACTCTTAGAAAATATTAGGTGTATATCCTTGGAAATTCAGGGGAATAAGGCAGTGTACAATAAGGTTGAATATTTAATATATGAAGATGAGAGAGATTGTTAAAACAGAGGGAGACATGTTGAGTGCATAAACTCTTGGGAAATATTAGGCGGAGAGTGAATTTGTGGTTTCAACCAATTGTGTATGTGTGtaacaaaagaataataattaaaaaagaaatgtattGGAAAATGTAATTGGAGGTGCTGATTATCAAAAGTGCAATAAGGATAGATTGAGAAAACTTTAGCAGCAATAAGTAGTTGTGAATAGGAATTTCAGGGGTACAGCGCTCTTATCCTGTTTAAATAATAAACCCATAActttttgacaaaataaaatatctccTCACATTGCTGCTTCTTGTTGCCCTTTTATGATGCTCTGAAGTGAGGATATGAGGTAATAAAGTGATAGGGGACACGTGGAAAAGGAAGCAGGTATATGAGTCATGTCATTTGAGGTGTTTGAGCTTGAATTTATGGCAAGCTGTAGATGAGGTGGTTGATTGATACCTCCACTGATCCAGTAGGTGTCAGAGGATCTTAGTCTCTTGTAAGAGGCCCTCTGAATGTGGAGTAGAAAATAATGCTGGGGATAGGATAGGGTCTAGAAACAACAACTTCATATTAGGTCACATTTGGGTGATCAATTTGGAGTGATATGGTCATATTACCTggtaattgtatttttatttggcTTATCATATAAATAATTGGAAAATCATTCATAGTGCTGGGTGATGGAGAAATGAGGAAGCACGGGTGCGGATTTGGGTTCGGGGGTGGGTGCGGTGCGGCAActcaacaatttttgaaaaaggagggtgcgggtgcggcggcatacgtttattaataaattattaaatatatatttttatatattgctaaacatatttttttcatataatggtaAACATATACCAATTTAAGAATAATAGATAATAAAGTGAATATTGAATACATAACCATTCCATGATGTTCAGTGAGGCAAAGGAGAGATGGAGGGAGTTTGAGGGAGAGTCGTGGGTTAGAGAGAGAGGAAACGGAGAGAACgagagagtttgagatgagtttagggttttttctttaaactagGATGTCAAAACGGTgtgttttgacaaatttttttatgtttttttttttttttttaacacttatTTTGGCCCAGATCGGACCGATTCGGGGCCTGTTTTGGCCCGTTTTGGACCGTATTGGGCCgatttggaaaatgaaaaaaaaataattcagtCACGGACGCATGTGCAGCCATGGACGCGTCTGTGCATATCAGACTCGGGTGCGCCGACCCAATCGGCGTACCTGTGCTTTCCAGTGGAGAAATGGAACTTCATTCTAAATCTGCACAGACAAATTGTGTGGTGCCTTTTCTTTTATAGGGATAACCTCTTCTTGATTGTATTTTTGCATGTTTGATGATTTTTGCCTTATAGCATCtcgcattatatatatatatatatatatgaaatcattAGTCATCATCATTAGAACATCTAGTTTTGCTATTTCATATTGAATTTATTGGTTCTTGCAGATTGAGCTAAGGCGAGCATATAATTGTGAAATCATGCTTTCAAAAGTTAAAGTCCCTATTCCTGATTTGATGGTAAGCTACTCCTTATGGCTTTTCTCTGCAATTAAACTCTTCTTTCATGGAATTGGAGTTGAGGTTCTATAGAGTTATCTGTACCATTATAATTCTTCTCATTTGGTGTCATCGTTTGAATACCCAAAACAACTCTAGGGAAAATTAAATACTTATTAGAAGTTCAGAGATGTGCAACTAAGATTAAAATAGTTGAAGAAAAACTCAAGAATACTTAATAATATGGGCTTTTAGTAAACTTCTAACCCATGTTCCCTTGTTTCTCcttcactcactcactcactcactctctctctctctcatgttacCAAATAATTTCCCACATAATTCCTTATGTCTTATGCTCACTGTGCTACATTCTCTTTagctacacacacacacacactctaaCTTCTTACGATTATAACCACACTTTGTCTATTTTagcccccccaaaaaaataaaagaaagaaaaaaataacagaaaaagaaaagaaaaaaaaaaatactgcactgtctatatataaatagtgttgaaaaaggcaaaaaaaaaaaaaaaaaaaaaaaaaaacccacatgcACTGTGTGTTTCCACATCTAGTATGGGTTACAGTTTTGAATTGCCAAATATTATGTTTCTAGTTTGTTCATTTTATATAATGTTTGACATATTATTTGACTCCTTCAACCCGATTAGTGTAGCCAATTAATTCCTTTTGTGGTATTCATCTTGATCTCTTGGGCGTGTTATTTAAGTATTTTTCTTGGCATGACTGTAACTATTGTTTGTATCAATTGAATCTTAACGTGTGCACTTTTGGGAAAAAATTGTTGCTGCTTGGacaatggtgttttttttttttggtgtgtgcgCGTGCTTATTTACGCCATCTTTTCTAATTATAAACTTGCCACCCTAGTGTAGGAAAAAATCTCTAACATATAGGTACTATATACTAGGATACCTTCCAAATTGTATATTATTTTGGCAGAAGATCAAATGGAGGTCTGGAAACAGGAACTACGGATGTCATGGATTTTGTGAAGAATGAGTTTGGTTCAAGGTGGAGTTTAACTAGGGCGGCAGTTCAATAGTTACCATATATTCCAACTTTGTAACCATACCATCATGGAGTCTCTTTTATAATCCATTTCCCTCACCATCATTGCCCTTCACCACTGGTCTGCATTATTTAATTACCTTTTCTATTTGACATCATGACTCATCCCATCAATGGAATTTGGTTTCAATATGTTCTCAATCTAGATTTCCAATAACTTGAAATCAGGACAAATTCCAATTTTATGTTCCAGTGTAGTAGAGTTGATTGTGTTAATATTAgctattttatattaaaaaatttctaaatatgTTTATTGAATAGCAAAAATTAGGAAAGTGTAGCTCATGATGTTATTGTTAAGAGTATACAACCTAAAAGCTTAAGTTATTAAGAAGGAATGCCTAACCAGTATGTAAACccatatcaaattttaaacacAACCAATCTGGATTTCTTAGCACATCTTCTCGAGTCCAAGTCCAACCTAGACTAGAACTGAGACAAATGGGGTGGATGACCAAACCAAAaccgaaacaaaaacaaacaggCTTGCCATGTGGAGTGAAGAGAGAACAAACTGGGATTCGATATTAGAGCATCTGTCATTAAAGCTTAAGCTATTTTGAAAAGCCAACTAGCACATAAATTAACATTAGGTTCTATACATGACTAATATGGGATTCTTTAACAGTTACCTATTAGAAAATTTGTTATGATAT
This DNA window, taken from Quercus robur chromosome 2, dhQueRobu3.1, whole genome shotgun sequence, encodes the following:
- the LOC126712831 gene encoding formin-like protein 18 isoform X1, with amino-acid sequence MALFRKFFYRKPPEGLLEISERVYVFDCCFTTDVWEEDEYKVYIGGIVGQLREHSPDASFMVFNFREGENQSQICNILSEYDMTVMDYPRHYEGCPLLTMEMIHHFLRSSESWLSLGQQNVLLMHCERGGWPVLAFMLASLLIYRKQYTGEQKTLDMIYKQAPRELLQLMSPLNPLPSQIRYLQYVSRRNVGSEWPPLDRALTLDCVIIRFIPNMDGAGGCRPIFRIYGQDPFMAADRTTKVLFSTSKRSKLVRHYSQEDCELVKFDIHCHIQGDVVLECISLDDDLEREQMMFRVMFNTAFIRSNILMLNRDDIDVVWNVKDQFPKEFRAEVLFSDMDATGPPISIDLAGLEEKEGLPVEAFAKVKEIFSNVDWQDPNADAALNVIQQITASNILQESLEAVSVLTAETGSSLQDSSHEKLKSESSASENNIRCLTSVDMLQQIKVSNAIQKILDPMHSAEVGSLLLDSTPENLKSELKDTEKITRNPTLMGQGKQSTTSFESSLDSLLVRKKIEPQELRFALQRPAQPKIISQRGPQTSLSTPVSYSNSLQGSPVPISRYHSAPSALGITALLHDHAASSGEEVKHALTVPLPSPTSLAAISSTLKPVQPTNVPIPPTTTPPLPPFSLQSSMDAPTSQSMPLPISSAADSSPTQHPGTTVQSSLPPPPPPPPPLGASQSFAIKSSCTIPSPPPPPPSLAGVPSLSVKSSFSTPPPPPPPPPLPTLTETFPSSSIRDSFSTPPPPPPPPPSPGIPSVLPVKNSAVTSAPHPSPPPPPPHSRFASGPNKTSSAPAPAPPPPPALFVNGLTKVGSSAPQSSSVVSNGNVSPIPGPPSGAPFSAKGRGLSRIGSRNLAQPKKSNLKPYHWLKLTRAMSGSLWAEAQKSDEATKAPEFDMSELESLFSTALPNSDHGSTGGKSNRRASGPKSEKVQLIELRRAYNCEIMLSKVKVPIPDLMSLVLALDESALDIDQVENLIKFCPTKEETELLKGYGGNKENLGKCEQFFLELMKVPRVESKLRVFSFKIQFRCQVSDLRKNLNIVNSASEVVSYFFFLKILYCLQIFFSEQFYLLHHFHCCAYQIRNSVKLKRIMQTILSLGNALNHGTARGSAIGFRLDSLLKLTDTRARNNKMTLMHYLCKVLAEKLPELLDFHKDLVNLEASTKIQLKYLAEEMQAISKGLEKVVQELTASENDGPVSEKFCKILNEFLGHAEAEVRSLASLYTNVGRNADALAQYFGEDPARCPFEQVVSTLFNFVRMFVRAHEENCKQIELEKKRAQKEEEEKLKLNAPKKGPLHWMQTAIKSGNVK
- the LOC126712831 gene encoding formin-like protein 6 isoform X2 gives rise to the protein MALFRKFFYRKPPEGLLEISERVYVFDCCFTTDVWEEDEYKVYIGGIVGQLREHSPDASFMVFNFREGENQSQICNILSEYDMTVMDYPRHYEGCPLLTMEMIHHFLRSSESWLSLGQQNVLLMHCERGGWPVLAFMLASLLIYRKQYTGEQKTLDMIYKQAPRELLQLMSPLNPLPSQIRYLQYVSRRNVGSEWPPLDRALTLDCVIIRFIPNMDGAGGCRPIFRIYGQDPFMAADRTTKVLFSTSKRSKLVRHYSQEDCELVKFDIHCHIQGDVVLECISLDDDLEREQMMFRVMFNTAFIRSNILMLNRDDIDVVWNVKDQFPKEFRAEVLFSDMDATGPPISIDLAGLEEKEGLPVEAFAKVKEIFSNVDWQDPNADAALNVIQQITASNILQESLEAVSVLTAETGSSLQDSSHEKLKSESSASENNIRCLTSVDMLQQIKVSNAIQKILDPMHSAEVGSLLLDSTPENLKSELKDTEKITRNPTLMGQGKQSTTSFESSLDSLLVRKKIEPQELRFALQRPAQPKIISQRGPQTSLSTPVSYSNSLQGSPVPISRYHSAPSALGITALLHDHAASSGEEVKHALTVPLPSPTSLAAISSTLKPVQPTNVPIPPTTTPPLPPFSLQSSMDAPTSQSMPLPISSAADSSPTQHPGTTVQSSLPPPPPPPPPLGASQSFAIKSSCTIPSPPPPPPSLAGVPSLSVKSSFSTPPPPPPPPPLPTLTETFPSSSIRDSFSTPPPPPPPPPSPGIPSVLPVKNSAVTSAPHPSPPPPPPHSRFASGPNKTSSAPAPAPPPPPALFVNGLTKVGSSAPQSSSVVSNGNVSPIPGPPSGAPFSAKGRGLSRIGSRNLAQPKKSNLKPYHWLKLTRAMSGSLWAEAQKSDEATKAPEFDMSELESLFSTALPNSDHGSTGGKSNRRASGPKSEKVQLIELRRAYNCEIMLSKVKVPIPDLMSLVLALDESALDIDQVENLIKFCPTKEETELLKGYGGNKENLGKCEQFFLELMKVPRVESKLRVFSFKIQFRCQVSDLRKNLNIVNSASEVIRNSVKLKRIMQTILSLGNALNHGTARGSAIGFRLDSLLKLTDTRARNNKMTLMHYLCKVLAEKLPELLDFHKDLVNLEASTKIQLKYLAEEMQAISKGLEKVVQELTASENDGPVSEKFCKILNEFLGHAEAEVRSLASLYTNVGRNADALAQYFGEDPARCPFEQVVSTLFNFVRMFVRAHEENCKQIELEKKRAQKEEEEKLKLNAPKKGPLHWMQTAIKSGNVK